In Amaranthus tricolor cultivar Red isolate AtriRed21 chromosome 5, ASM2621246v1, whole genome shotgun sequence, a genomic segment contains:
- the LOC130813305 gene encoding uncharacterized protein LOC130813305 isoform X1, translating to MGNCFKSQRKTVQVVKPDGKILEYRALIKVSEVLAEFKGYELSDELVVLRYLNPNVELVAGHLYYLIHVPTPSLKVRKKKVRFVEPVKEEVKKNEETSLTVKLVIRKQDLKEMLQSGAVLLDELVSKQKLDGLSCGSKTWMPSLNSISELD from the coding sequence ATGGGAAATTGCTTCAAATCACAAAGAAAAACAGTTCAAGTAGTGAAACCTGATGGTAAAATCCTTGAATACAGAGCACTGATCAAAGTGAGTGAAGTTCTGGCAGAATTTAAGGGATATGAACTTTCAGATGAGCTTGTTGTCCTGAGGTATTTGAACCCGAATGTAGAATTAGTCGCTGGTCACTTGTATTATCTGATTCATGTTCCTACTCCGTCTCTGAAGGTTCGAAAAAAGAAGGTAAGATTTGTAGAACCAGTGAAAGAGGAAGTGAAGAAGAACGAAGAGACAAGTTTAACTGTGAAATTGGTGATCAGGAAGCAAGACCTGAAGGAGATGCTACAAAGTGGTGCCGTTTTGTTGGATGAACTTGTGTCGAAGCAAAAGCTCGATGGATTGAGCTGTGGAAGCAAGACATGGATGCCTTCTCTGAATAGCATCAGTGAACTAGATTAG
- the LOC130813305 gene encoding uncharacterized protein LOC130813305 isoform X2, whose protein sequence is MGNCFKSQRKTVQVVKPDGKILEYRALIKVSEVLAEFKGYELSDELVVLRYLNPNVELVAGHLYYLIHVPTPSLKEMLQSGAVLLDELVSKQKLDGLSCGSKTWMPSLNSISELD, encoded by the exons ATGGGAAATTGCTTCAAATCACAAAGAAAAACAGTTCAAGTAGTGAAACCTGATGGTAAAATCCTTGAATACAGAGCACTGATCAAAGTGAGTGAAGTTCTGGCAGAATTTAAGGGATATGAACTTTCAGATGAGCTTGTTGTCCTGAGGTATTTGAACCCGAATGTAGAATTAGTCGCTGGTCACTTGTATTATCTGATTCATGTTCCTACTCCGTCTCTGAAG GAGATGCTACAAAGTGGTGCCGTTTTGTTGGATGAACTTGTGTCGAAGCAAAAGCTCGATGGATTGAGCTGTGGAAGCAAGACATGGATGCCTTCTCTGAATAGCATCAGTGAACTAGATTAG